A genomic window from Synechococcus sp. WH 8016 includes:
- a CDS encoding MBL fold metallo-hydrolase — protein sequence MASAQLNLNKERKTMRNTSEFPYMIFHQLFDEESSTFTYFIANACSRKTIVIDPVKSKVDEYLKLIYNESLILDQILDTHVHADHITGGGLLAARTGVSYGLSAKAEGKHVDWHLKNGDEVHLCSEYLVALETPGHTLDSMVFVNHDKSVVFTGDTMLIGACGRTDFQNGSSQDLYTSITEVIYALPDDCIIFPGHDYNGQTQTTVGEQKRFNKRIRSETRKIDFVEIMNNLNLPRPKLMDIAVPCNLNAGFKPASMFQY from the coding sequence GTGGCCTCCGCGCAACTCAACCTTAATAAAGAGCGTAAGACCATGAGAAACACAAGCGAATTTCCTTACATGATCTTTCACCAACTTTTCGATGAAGAAAGCTCCACATTCACTTACTTTATAGCGAACGCGTGCTCTAGAAAGACTATTGTTATCGATCCAGTAAAGTCAAAAGTTGATGAGTATTTAAAGCTCATCTACAATGAGAGTTTGATCCTAGACCAAATTCTTGACACTCACGTCCATGCCGACCACATTACGGGGGGTGGGTTGCTTGCTGCTCGAACTGGAGTTAGTTATGGCTTGTCTGCTAAGGCTGAAGGTAAACATGTTGATTGGCATCTCAAAAATGGTGACGAGGTTCACCTCTGTTCTGAATACTTAGTTGCTCTTGAGACACCTGGTCATACTCTCGACAGTATGGTTTTTGTTAATCACGATAAGTCTGTAGTCTTCACTGGAGACACCATGCTTATAGGTGCCTGTGGTAGGACAGATTTTCAAAATGGTAGCTCGCAAGATCTTTATACTTCTATTACCGAGGTTATCTATGCATTGCCTGACGACTGTATTATTTTTCCAGGTCATGATTATAACGGACAGACTCAAACAACTGTTGGCGAACAAAAACGTTTTAATAAACGAATCAGGTCCGAAACGCGAAAGATTGATTTTGTCGAGATCATGAATAACCTTAACCTTCCCCGTCCAAAACTGATGGATATTGCGGTTCCTTGCAATCTAAATGCTGGCTTCAAACCTGCATCGATGTTTCAATACTAA
- a CDS encoding CP12 domain-containing protein, translating to MDSIETHIAKDREELAKAATSGDRAKVRHYATELEELESYRSHHPGEHKDPTSLELHCDLNPEAPECRIYDD from the coding sequence ATGGATTCAATCGAAACGCACATTGCCAAGGACCGTGAGGAACTGGCCAAGGCCGCAACCAGCGGCGATCGGGCCAAGGTTCGTCACTACGCAACCGAGCTCGAAGAGCTGGAGTCGTATCGCAGCCACCACCCAGGTGAGCACAAGGATCCCACCTCTCTAGAGCTCCATTGTGATCTGAATCCAGAGGCGCCGGAATGCCGTATCTATGACGACTGA
- a CDS encoding efflux RND transporter periplasmic adaptor subunit, which translates to MRALVLTCALLSGGLQGFVLPAALAHSGHGDAFVQNDSVDQVNASPTQDQLLGISTDQPQVSAEGQILIPTSAILDMDGQPLVFVRSGDTYDPVLIKVGPVVADRTVVLEGVTADEQVVVSGGLSLFAESQKKDRQPVVVEELSTPDPSGNTPSWMVPGGIAVAVIVVIAAGFGLRGRGSGRNDS; encoded by the coding sequence ATGCGTGCACTGGTTCTCACTTGCGCTTTGCTCAGCGGCGGGCTTCAAGGGTTTGTTTTGCCCGCAGCCCTAGCCCATTCGGGCCACGGAGATGCGTTCGTCCAGAACGATTCCGTGGATCAGGTGAATGCCAGCCCCACCCAGGACCAGCTGCTGGGCATCAGCACGGATCAACCCCAGGTTTCCGCTGAAGGGCAAATACTGATTCCAACTTCGGCCATCCTTGATATGGATGGACAGCCACTGGTGTTCGTTCGCAGCGGCGACACCTACGACCCCGTGTTGATCAAAGTGGGCCCCGTTGTGGCTGATCGCACGGTGGTGCTTGAGGGGGTCACGGCCGATGAGCAGGTGGTGGTCTCTGGTGGCCTGTCGTTGTTTGCGGAGTCTCAGAAAAAAGATCGTCAACCGGTGGTTGTGGAGGAGCTCTCCACACCCGATCCCTCGGGGAACACCCCCTCCTGGATGGTTCCCGGCGGCATCGCAGTGGCGGTCATTGTGGTGATAGCAGCAGGGTTCGGCCTCCGCGGCCGCGGTTCTGGACGCAACGACAGCTGA
- a CDS encoding GNAT family N-acetyltransferase, with product MLEIKPFTPSDLDVVTRLAREQDFAPGVGDIEIYANTDRQGIWLAWLDNEPVGCIAAVTYNPGYAFIGLFAVKSEYQGQGVGRRLWEHALETLSNVDCVGLEAAVQMVSFYEKAGFEKDCVTTRRQKMCLSDQSEHPNTSLLRRSDISVVPLRDVSLEAIQRYDERHEISPRPHFLEQWLRHKAGEVFVAMDGKGECHGYVRIRPCLLPIGEGWRVGPLLAEEEAMASLLLNNAMDRHKGVVLIDTPGFNLAAKTITKAKGFKPMATTVRMYKGVMPQPQGHDGNVYGLACLELG from the coding sequence ATGCTGGAGATCAAACCGTTCACGCCTTCCGACCTAGACGTGGTCACAAGGTTGGCTCGTGAACAGGATTTCGCTCCAGGAGTGGGCGACATCGAGATCTATGCCAACACCGATCGCCAAGGGATCTGGTTGGCATGGCTCGACAACGAGCCTGTGGGTTGCATCGCCGCGGTGACATACAACCCCGGCTATGCCTTCATCGGCCTGTTTGCGGTGAAGTCGGAGTATCAGGGCCAGGGGGTGGGGCGTCGCTTGTGGGAACACGCGCTGGAAACGCTGAGCAACGTGGATTGCGTCGGTTTGGAAGCTGCGGTCCAGATGGTGAGCTTCTACGAGAAGGCCGGTTTCGAGAAGGACTGCGTGACCACGCGCCGGCAGAAGATGTGCCTCAGCGATCAATCAGAACACCCAAACACCAGCCTGCTGCGCCGCAGCGACATCAGCGTTGTGCCGTTGCGCGACGTCTCGCTCGAGGCGATTCAGCGTTACGACGAACGCCATGAGATCAGCCCGCGGCCCCATTTCCTTGAACAGTGGCTGCGCCATAAGGCCGGGGAGGTGTTTGTGGCCATGGATGGCAAGGGGGAATGCCATGGATACGTGCGCATTCGCCCCTGTCTGCTCCCCATTGGCGAAGGCTGGCGGGTGGGTCCGTTGCTGGCAGAAGAAGAGGCCATGGCATCGCTGTTGCTGAACAACGCCATGGACCGCCACAAGGGAGTGGTGCTGATCGACACCCCCGGCTTCAACCTTGCAGCCAAGACGATCACCAAGGCGAAAGGCTTCAAACCGATGGCCACAACGGTGCGCATGTACAAGGGCGTAATGCCGCAACCGCAAGGCCACGATGGCAACGTCTATGGCCTGGCCTGCCTCGAGCTGGGCTGA
- a CDS encoding response regulator transcription factor, with translation MELRLESRAIKGAIDQARVLLQQRRVVACMGDRMALICLCLTEPIRPVMLGAATTEDEGFALVQRLNPDLLICSSDLETGYGINLIKRVHAVSPSCQRLIVLVRETQAVVREAMDAYADGVMFKSSFGTGQGDFIQALQTLAEGQVYYPEEIRRLGAQAPRPDLPPLVEELSRREIEVVSAVALGLSNQGVANQLNISLETVKTHVMNATGKLGAQGRTQLVVKAIVYGLIDPQG, from the coding sequence ATGGAGCTGCGCCTGGAGTCGCGCGCAATCAAAGGAGCGATTGATCAAGCGAGGGTTTTGCTTCAACAGCGGCGGGTTGTGGCCTGCATGGGTGATCGCATGGCCTTGATTTGCCTGTGCCTCACCGAACCGATCAGGCCGGTGATGCTGGGAGCAGCCACCACCGAAGACGAAGGCTTTGCCCTGGTGCAGCGCCTCAACCCGGATTTATTGATCTGCAGCTCCGATCTTGAAACGGGCTATGGCATCAACCTGATCAAGCGTGTGCATGCCGTTTCCCCCTCCTGCCAACGCTTGATTGTGTTGGTGCGCGAAACCCAGGCCGTGGTTCGAGAAGCCATGGACGCCTATGCCGATGGCGTGATGTTCAAATCCAGCTTCGGGACGGGGCAGGGGGATTTCATCCAGGCGCTTCAAACCCTCGCCGAAGGACAGGTGTATTACCCCGAGGAGATTCGTCGCCTGGGCGCGCAAGCGCCGAGGCCCGATCTTCCCCCCTTGGTGGAGGAGCTTTCCAGGCGCGAAATTGAAGTGGTGTCGGCCGTGGCTCTCGGGCTCAGTAACCAAGGCGTGGCCAATCAATTGAACATTTCCCTGGAAACCGTGAAAACCCATGTGATGAATGCCACCGGAAAGCTCGGAGCCCAAGGGCGCACCCAACTGGTGGTGAAAGCGATTGTCTACGGCTTGATCGATCCGCAAGGTTGA
- a CDS encoding response regulator transcription factor, with protein MDLTPYLQNQPKSADEEPLLSVAINGRIALAMKGRFFLRCFCDSFSERGRIGCAVTDEQTCLHYLKQESFELLLCTDLLEKGNGFELARKARELDESLKVVVLSLSDAIPIEYDNAPWLEAVVAEADIIEDRKPLEAAVLAVMGHHSYRSPSLRSDELPYLSCPRLTPREYEVLDRLARGRTDREIAEDLIVSEETARTYTKRLLRTLEVNNRVQAVLKGMRCGMVQI; from the coding sequence GTGGATCTCACCCCATATCTCCAAAACCAGCCGAAGTCGGCTGATGAGGAACCTCTGCTTTCCGTTGCCATCAACGGCCGGATCGCGCTTGCCATGAAAGGCCGATTCTTCCTTCGTTGTTTCTGCGATAGCTTCAGCGAAAGAGGACGAATCGGTTGCGCCGTAACCGATGAACAAACCTGTTTGCATTATCTGAAGCAGGAGTCATTTGAGCTCCTGCTCTGCACCGATTTGCTTGAGAAAGGCAATGGTTTCGAACTGGCTCGCAAGGCGCGTGAGCTCGATGAAAGCCTGAAGGTGGTTGTTTTATCGCTGAGCGATGCCATTCCCATTGAATACGACAATGCGCCCTGGCTAGAAGCCGTTGTGGCGGAAGCCGACATCATTGAAGACCGCAAGCCGTTGGAAGCGGCGGTGCTGGCGGTGATGGGGCATCACTCCTATCGCAGCCCATCCCTGCGCTCCGACGAACTGCCCTATCTCAGTTGTCCGAGGCTCACCCCTCGGGAATATGAGGTCTTGGATCGCCTCGCCCGCGGCAGGACGGATCGCGAAATTGCTGAAGACCTGATTGTGTCCGAAGAAACAGCCCGTACCTACACCAAGCGATTGCTGCGCACGCTCGAAGTGAATAACAGGGTTCAAGCGGTCCTCAAGGGCATGCGTTGTGGAATGGTTCAGATCTAA
- a CDS encoding DUF411 domain-containing protein: protein MKTSRFQAWVPSVARLSLVGASTVLSLMGALDPAQAHGDAKGHGLMPNTKGALGPELTIYRSASCGCCTQWGAHIAAAGFRIDDQIREDMNLLKQQRGIRSELASCHTAVVEGYVIEGHVPASAIQRLLAERPNIRGLAVPGMPVGSPGMEVKGVQAESFEVLAIGHDGSSSVFARY from the coding sequence ATGAAGACGTCTCGATTCCAAGCTTGGGTTCCCTCCGTGGCTCGTCTGAGCTTGGTGGGGGCGTCAACGGTTCTTTCTTTGATGGGGGCCCTAGACCCCGCTCAAGCCCATGGCGATGCCAAGGGACATGGGCTGATGCCCAATACCAAGGGAGCGCTTGGCCCGGAGTTGACGATCTATCGATCGGCGAGCTGCGGTTGTTGTACGCAATGGGGAGCGCATATCGCAGCGGCGGGGTTCCGGATCGATGATCAGATCAGGGAAGACATGAACTTGTTGAAACAACAGCGGGGCATTCGCTCCGAGTTGGCTTCCTGTCACACCGCTGTCGTGGAGGGCTATGTGATCGAAGGGCATGTTCCTGCTTCCGCGATTCAACGGCTGTTGGCTGAACGGCCCAACATTCGAGGCCTCGCTGTTCCAGGGATGCCCGTTGGTTCTCCGGGCATGGAAGTGAAAGGGGTTCAGGCTGAGAGCTTTGAGGTGTTAGCGATCGGGCATGACGGCAGCTCATCCGTCTTCGCTCGCTACTGA
- a CDS encoding SDR family oxidoreductase, producing MTEQLVVITGAGAGIGKALAHAFTAAGHPCLLISRNQEVDPALANKPVLYRQLDVSDAQALGDAIASAESQYGPTGCLINNAGMIHIGGLDSLSLEQINEELDTMIKGVTNGIHHVLKGMRERKCGTIINISSIGDRKPAPGAPVYHACKHAVRSLGESLNMSEAEHNVRVINLAPGLIRTEIHLKMGISFEEYSEVLGNPTFIEPVELAKIVLFCWQQPQHICIRDIAVMPTDCGF from the coding sequence ATGACAGAACAACTGGTGGTGATTACGGGAGCGGGCGCAGGGATCGGAAAGGCTTTGGCACATGCTTTTACTGCAGCTGGTCACCCCTGTTTGTTGATATCGAGAAACCAGGAGGTGGATCCCGCATTGGCCAATAAGCCAGTGCTTTACCGGCAGCTCGATGTCTCCGATGCCCAAGCGCTGGGGGATGCCATTGCATCAGCAGAGAGTCAGTACGGGCCCACTGGCTGTCTGATTAATAACGCAGGGATGATCCACATCGGCGGACTGGACAGTCTCAGCCTCGAGCAGATCAATGAGGAACTCGACACCATGATCAAAGGGGTGACAAATGGTATTCACCACGTTTTGAAAGGAATGCGTGAACGTAAATGCGGAACAATCATCAATATCAGCTCCATTGGCGATCGCAAGCCTGCTCCAGGAGCACCTGTGTATCACGCTTGCAAACACGCCGTGCGCTCATTGGGCGAGAGCCTGAACATGTCCGAGGCTGAGCACAACGTCCGTGTGATTAACCTTGCGCCTGGGCTGATCCGAACAGAGATTCATCTAAAGATGGGGATTAGCTTTGAGGAATACAGCGAAGTGCTTGGCAATCCCACTTTCATTGAACCTGTAGAACTCGCCAAAATTGTCCTTTTCTGCTGGCAGCAGCCACAACACATCTGTATCCGAGATATCGCAGTGATGCCAACTGATTGTGGATTCTGA
- a CDS encoding NAD(P)-dependent oxidoreductase codes for MAGDRSQTAEGTPLPPAVFLDALSLGPVDLAPMQQWCDLQAWPSTSLDERMERLQNAEIAITNKIPLDGLLLRQLPKLRLICVAATGTDQIDHAVCAEQGIRVHNAGRYSRASVVQITWALILELCCAMDQRRRDLIAGSWQRSPVFSLIEPEFDELEGQTLVVLGAGDIGRGVLAIGAAFGMECIALTSRSSSAELEAALRKADVLSLHAPLTPHTQNLINALRLSWMKPSALLVNMARGGLVNLEDLCAALRHGQLAGAALDVLPVEPPGPELERLLETPNLLISPHMGWSSRQARCRLVHTLAGHLQAYVAAMARSGSRRPSL; via the coding sequence ATGGCGGGGGATCGAAGCCAAACGGCAGAAGGAACACCGCTTCCCCCTGCGGTGTTTCTCGATGCCCTCAGCCTTGGGCCCGTTGATCTGGCGCCCATGCAGCAATGGTGTGATCTGCAGGCCTGGCCCTCCACTTCCCTCGATGAGCGCATGGAGCGCTTACAAAATGCCGAGATCGCCATCACCAACAAGATTCCCTTGGATGGCCTGTTGCTTCGCCAGCTGCCCAAGTTGCGCCTGATCTGCGTGGCTGCCACCGGTACCGATCAGATCGACCATGCCGTTTGCGCAGAGCAGGGCATCCGGGTGCACAACGCCGGGCGCTACAGCCGCGCCTCGGTGGTGCAGATCACCTGGGCATTGATCCTCGAGCTCTGCTGCGCGATGGATCAGCGCCGCCGGGATCTGATCGCTGGCAGCTGGCAGCGCAGCCCGGTGTTTTCGCTGATCGAACCTGAGTTTGATGAACTGGAGGGCCAGACCCTGGTGGTGCTCGGCGCCGGTGATATCGGCCGTGGGGTTCTGGCGATTGGTGCAGCCTTTGGGATGGAGTGCATCGCCCTCACCAGCCGCAGCAGCAGCGCTGAGCTGGAAGCAGCCCTGCGCAAGGCCGATGTGCTCAGCCTTCACGCGCCGCTGACGCCGCACACGCAGAACCTGATCAATGCCCTGCGGCTCAGCTGGATGAAACCCAGCGCCCTGCTCGTCAACATGGCCCGCGGCGGCCTGGTGAATCTGGAGGATCTCTGCGCGGCCTTGCGCCATGGTCAGCTGGCTGGCGCCGCCCTCGACGTGTTGCCTGTGGAACCGCCTGGGCCTGAATTGGAACGGTTGCTTGAAACGCCAAACCTGTTGATTAGTCCCCACATGGGCTGGAGTTCTCGCCAGGCCCGTTGTCGCTTGGTGCACACCCTGGCGGGGCACCTACAGGCCTACGTCGCAGCAATGGCTCGGTCTGGTAGCCGTAGGCCATCGTTGTGA
- a CDS encoding DUF3721 domain-containing protein: MTVLLGISPAFAHGKGMYASKAEAQKRAQEIGCSTSHQNNGRWMPCSDERELHKQLRKQ; this comes from the coding sequence ATGACTGTTTTATTAGGCATCAGCCCAGCGTTTGCCCATGGCAAGGGCATGTATGCCTCAAAAGCCGAGGCTCAGAAACGAGCCCAGGAGATTGGTTGCAGCACCAGTCATCAAAACAACGGCCGCTGGATGCCTTGTTCGGATGAACGAGAGCTCCACAAACAATTGCGCAAGCAATGA
- a CDS encoding HD domain-containing protein yields the protein MTITPRYGQALLWAEELHRQQRRKAKMVPYISHLISVSALVWEDGGDEDQAIAALLHDAIEDAGQSHESIAARFGGAVADIVRDCTDTSPDAAVGEKEPWMLRKTRYLNSLATKPLSSLLVSAADKAHNAGDMVLDARRDPSMWSKFNAGLDGSAWYLRRMHQELVGALPSSRSVERLGEAVDEILNSSAYQQLIPAGSTTETWANTYPERHHD from the coding sequence ATGACGATCACTCCCCGCTATGGACAAGCCCTGCTCTGGGCTGAGGAATTGCATCGTCAGCAACGGCGCAAAGCAAAAATGGTGCCCTACATCTCCCATCTGATCAGCGTCAGCGCCCTGGTGTGGGAAGACGGAGGCGATGAAGATCAGGCGATCGCGGCGCTGCTGCACGACGCGATCGAAGACGCTGGCCAAAGCCATGAATCGATCGCCGCACGCTTCGGGGGAGCGGTGGCCGACATCGTGCGCGACTGCACCGACACAAGCCCTGATGCTGCCGTTGGGGAAAAGGAACCCTGGATGCTGCGGAAGACCCGCTATCTCAACTCCCTGGCAACCAAACCACTGAGCTCGTTGCTGGTAAGCGCCGCGGACAAGGCCCACAATGCCGGCGACATGGTGCTGGATGCCCGGCGCGATCCAAGCATGTGGAGCAAGTTCAATGCCGGGCTCGATGGCAGCGCCTGGTATCTGCGGCGGATGCATCAAGAGCTGGTCGGGGCCCTACCCAGCAGCCGATCCGTGGAGCGCCTGGGGGAAGCCGTGGACGAAATCCTCAACAGCAGCGCCTATCAACAGCTCATCCCAGCGGGATCAACCACCGAGACATGGGCGAACACCTACCCCGAACGCCATCACGACTAA
- a CDS encoding DUF3136 domain-containing protein translates to MAPPKISIGELEAKHPMYCKALKILVRQGTSSAKLQRTLCWDRLRLLNRSLPRQYKSPEQLMRIIQAEISMNQKH, encoded by the coding sequence ATGGCTCCACCCAAGATCAGCATCGGTGAACTCGAAGCCAAGCATCCGATGTACTGCAAGGCCTTGAAGATCCTTGTCAGACAAGGCACAAGCAGCGCCAAACTTCAACGCACTCTTTGCTGGGATCGTCTGCGGTTGTTGAACCGTTCCCTGCCCCGTCAATACAAATCACCGGAGCAATTGATGCGAATCATTCAGGCCGAAATCTCTATGAATCAAAAACACTGA
- a CDS encoding efflux RND transporter permease subunit: protein MLNKLLNAILRGAIARRWLVVVCSLLISLWGVLNALEMPMDVFPAFAPPQVEIQTAAPGLSPEQVERQISEPIEAAVTGLTGVDVVRSASKPGLSMVQVVFMDASQLEEARQLVAGRLQQVRAQLPESAEAPVISPPLSPLGTILQYAFTLPETASAEQVLALRSQIESSYENALLAIPGVAQVTIYGGDLAQTQIQLNLEALQQHNVALKEVLDAASDAQFSGRGGIQIAGGQERLILTDNSSADANDLSSAAVVGRDGQVVSLGELAAIKNAAGLRRGEASFNGRSAVVLMINKKPDVDTPQLTRAVEQRVQQLHGLLPADVSVTRTFRQAHFIEIAIRHVSESLLLGVVIVAAVLGLFLMNWRTACIALSAIPLSLLVGLLLMRGVGLQLNTMTLGGLVVAIGSVVDDAIVDMENCYRGLRRNRQVEQPLDPLEVVFRTSVEVRQPVLFSTLIIVVVFAPIFTLTGVEGRIFMPMGIAYVLSILASTLVALTLSPALCALLLSRAPLPQEDSWVERGAHRCYKPLLDASLQSPRRVLALALTGVVAAGLVLPSLGRVFLPEFREQSLVNSLVLYPGVSLEMTSRAGQVLSERLQSSKDVSWVQVRAGRAPGDADGAGVNTAHVDVELSAEAMDDRPAAIGRIRSAFLALPGVAPNVGGYISHRMDEVLSGVRSAIAIKISGPDLNELRRLGKRVQEVVATTPGVVDLQLEPQLPVPQFQVNINRDVALEEGVSVAAVAKAVEVALHGEEVAAAQPASGRMPVVVALPPDQRGDLEALRQVPIRVASGALKPLGAFVTIASVRGPNEIKREDVSRRIVVSANVAGRALGPVVDEIRSQVAKSVTLPSGYSIRYGGQFEAEQRASRSLLTYSVLAAVVIALLMVVAVRSWPATIAILLNLPLALVGGLIAVLLSGGVLSIASLIGFITLFGVAVRNGLLLVDNFNRRHQNGEAQMALIRNGSLERLNAILMTALTSSLGMLPLALAFGAGNEILQPLAIVVLGGLITSTLLTLLVIPALYARYGRWLLPEPPAQPCGSIKP from the coding sequence ATGCTCAACAAGCTGCTCAACGCGATCTTGCGCGGCGCGATCGCCCGCCGCTGGCTCGTTGTTGTTTGTTCATTGCTGATCAGTCTCTGGGGTGTGCTGAACGCCCTGGAGATGCCGATGGATGTGTTTCCAGCCTTTGCTCCGCCGCAGGTGGAGATTCAGACCGCAGCCCCTGGGCTGTCTCCTGAACAGGTCGAGCGGCAGATCAGTGAACCGATTGAAGCGGCGGTGACTGGGCTCACCGGAGTGGATGTGGTTCGCTCCGCCTCCAAACCCGGCCTTTCGATGGTTCAGGTGGTGTTCATGGACGCGTCGCAGCTGGAGGAGGCCCGCCAGTTGGTGGCGGGACGCCTGCAGCAGGTGCGCGCCCAGCTGCCTGAGTCGGCAGAGGCACCGGTGATTTCTCCACCGCTCTCGCCTCTCGGCACCATTCTTCAGTACGCCTTCACCCTTCCCGAGACCGCCAGCGCAGAGCAGGTGTTGGCGCTTCGCTCGCAGATTGAGAGCAGCTACGAGAACGCGTTGCTTGCCATTCCTGGGGTTGCCCAGGTGACGATCTACGGGGGGGATCTCGCTCAAACCCAGATCCAACTCAACCTCGAGGCGCTCCAGCAACACAACGTGGCTCTGAAGGAGGTGTTGGACGCGGCCTCTGATGCCCAGTTCAGTGGACGGGGCGGAATTCAGATTGCCGGCGGGCAAGAACGGTTGATCCTCACCGACAACAGCAGCGCAGACGCGAACGATCTCAGCAGCGCGGCCGTGGTGGGAAGGGATGGGCAGGTTGTCTCGTTGGGAGAGTTGGCGGCTATCAAAAATGCTGCTGGCTTGCGCCGGGGCGAGGCCAGCTTCAACGGCAGGTCGGCGGTGGTCTTGATGATCAACAAGAAGCCGGATGTGGACACCCCTCAACTGACGCGGGCTGTGGAACAACGGGTTCAGCAACTACATGGATTGCTGCCAGCCGATGTGTCGGTGACACGCACGTTTCGGCAGGCCCATTTCATCGAGATCGCCATCCGCCATGTGAGCGAATCCCTGCTGTTGGGAGTGGTGATTGTGGCTGCGGTGCTGGGGCTGTTTTTGATGAATTGGCGCACAGCCTGCATTGCTCTAAGTGCCATTCCTCTATCGCTGCTGGTGGGACTGCTGTTGATGCGTGGGGTGGGCCTGCAGCTCAACACGATGACCTTGGGGGGCCTGGTGGTAGCGATTGGTTCGGTGGTTGATGACGCCATCGTTGATATGGAGAACTGCTACCGCGGACTTCGCCGCAACAGGCAGGTGGAGCAACCTCTGGATCCTCTGGAGGTGGTCTTCCGCACCTCGGTGGAGGTCCGGCAGCCGGTGCTGTTCTCCACCTTGATCATCGTGGTGGTGTTTGCACCGATCTTCACGCTGACGGGCGTGGAAGGGCGCATCTTCATGCCGATGGGGATCGCCTATGTGCTCTCGATTTTGGCCTCCACGCTCGTGGCACTCACGCTCTCGCCAGCCCTGTGCGCCCTGCTGCTCAGTCGCGCACCGCTGCCGCAGGAGGATTCTTGGGTGGAGCGCGGCGCCCACCGTTGTTACAAGCCGCTGCTCGATGCGTCCCTGCAATCGCCCAGACGGGTTCTGGCCTTGGCCCTGACGGGGGTGGTGGCGGCAGGGCTGGTGCTTCCCTCGCTCGGGCGTGTGTTCCTGCCCGAGTTTCGCGAGCAGTCGCTGGTGAATTCGTTGGTGCTTTACCCCGGCGTCTCCCTGGAGATGACCAGCCGTGCCGGCCAGGTGCTCTCCGAACGACTTCAATCCAGCAAGGACGTCAGCTGGGTGCAGGTGCGAGCCGGTCGCGCGCCGGGGGATGCCGATGGAGCTGGGGTGAACACGGCCCATGTGGATGTGGAGCTCAGCGCGGAGGCCATGGATGATCGCCCCGCTGCGATTGGTCGCATCCGCTCAGCGTTTCTGGCCCTGCCCGGCGTTGCCCCGAATGTGGGCGGCTACATCTCCCATCGAATGGATGAGGTGCTCTCCGGCGTTCGCAGCGCCATCGCGATCAAAATTTCGGGCCCAGATCTCAACGAACTGCGCCGCCTGGGCAAACGGGTGCAAGAGGTGGTGGCAACAACGCCAGGGGTGGTGGATCTGCAGCTGGAACCGCAACTGCCCGTGCCCCAATTTCAGGTGAACATCAACCGGGATGTGGCCTTGGAGGAGGGGGTGAGCGTGGCGGCTGTCGCCAAGGCCGTGGAGGTGGCTTTGCACGGTGAGGAGGTCGCCGCAGCGCAACCGGCCTCAGGCCGGATGCCGGTGGTGGTGGCGTTGCCGCCGGATCAACGCGGTGACCTGGAAGCCCTGCGCCAGGTGCCCATCCGGGTGGCCTCCGGGGCGCTCAAACCGCTCGGTGCGTTCGTGACGATCGCGTCGGTGCGCGGACCGAACGAGATCAAGCGCGAAGACGTGAGCCGCAGGATCGTGGTCTCAGCGAATGTGGCCGGTCGGGCTTTGGGCCCTGTCGTCGATGAGATCCGCAGCCAGGTGGCCAAGTCGGTGACCCTTCCCTCGGGTTACAGCATCCGCTACGGAGGCCAATTCGAAGCGGAGCAGAGAGCCAGCCGCTCCTTGCTGACTTACAGCGTGCTGGCGGCTGTGGTGATCGCGCTGTTGATGGTGGTAGCCGTGCGCTCATGGCCAGCAACGATTGCGATTCTGCTCAACCTGCCCCTGGCCCTTGTGGGCGGTTTGATCGCCGTTCTGCTCAGCGGCGGGGTGCTGTCGATTGCTTCCTTGATTGGCTTCATCACCTTGTTTGGTGTCGCCGTGCGCAACGGTCTGTTGCTAGTGGATAACTTCAACCGGCGGCATCAAAACGGAGAAGCGCAGATGGCGTTAATCCGCAACGGCAGCCTGGAGCGGCTCAACGCCATTCTGATGACAGCGCTCACCTCCTCATTGGGGATGCTGCCGCTGGCGCTGGCCTTTGGCGCTGGCAACGAAATTCTCCAGCCGCTGGCGATTGTGGTGCTGGGTGGTTTGATCACCTCCACCTTGCTCACGTTGCTGGTGATTCCTGCCTTGTACGCGCGCTACGGGCGATGGCTGCTGCCGGAACCGCCTGCTCAACCTTGCGGATCGATCAAGCCGTAG